A region of Oncorhynchus kisutch isolate 150728-3 linkage group LG29, Okis_V2, whole genome shotgun sequence DNA encodes the following proteins:
- the LOC116352930 gene encoding olfactory receptor 10G4-like — translation MIFSELLVNFTGKNVEEFTITGFDHLSYQKLLGFLIFITYFLVILGSGTNICIILTDRRLHTPMYLLICNLAVVDIMFTTSTSITMISVLLGEVKTISYYSCISSMYIYHLGDIEECLSLSLMALDRTIAIRTPLRYHSILTNPRLFLLITATWLIGLGVMGVLTAQADSLPYCQPIIRYVFCDYPAMVRAACVNPEPYWMLPTILGLWLVGAQLTFILLSYVNLIYTVLRLPNNESRVQVFNTCICHIIVVFCFYAPKLVSVLLTRIGVRLNLTERNALLIMATLLPSLINPVVYCLKTKEIRKRLVQILSRKRTAVMK, via the coding sequence ATGATTTTTAGTGAACTTCTAGTGAATTTCACGGGGAAGAATGTGGAGGAGTTTACCATCACAGGCTTCGACCACCTCTCTTACCAGAAGCTCCTGGGCTTCCTCATCTTCATCACCTATTTCCTTGTGATTCTGGGAAGCGGCACCAACATCTGCATCATTTTGACGGACAGACGGCTGCACACGCCCATGTACCTCCTCATCTGTAACCTGGCCGTGGTGGACATCATGTTCACCACCAGCACCAGCATCACCATGATCTCTGTCCTGCTGGGCGAGGTCAAAACCATTTCTTACTACTCCTGCATATCAAGCATGTACATCTACCACCTGGGTGACATCGAAGagtgtctgtccctgtccctgatgGCTTTGGACCGAACCATCGCTATCAGAACCCCTCTTAGGTACCACAGCATCCTGACTAACCCACGGCTCTTCCTATTGATCACAGCTACCTGGCTGATAGGGTTAGGGGTCATGGGGGTATTAACAGCTCAGGCAGACAGCCTTCCATACTGCCAGCCCATCATTAGATATGTGTTCTGTGACTATCCTGCTATGGTCAGAGCTGCCTGTGTCAACCCTGAACCCTATTGGATGCTTCCCACCATCCTGGGTCTGTGGTTGGTTGGTGCACAGCTCACATTCATTCTGCTGTCATACGTGAATCTGATCTACACAGTACTGAGACTGCCTAACAACGAGAGCAGAGTGCAGGTGTTTAATACCTGTATTTGTCACATCATTGTGGTGTTCTGTTTCTACGCTCCCAAGttagtctctgtgttgttgacgAGGATAGGGGTGAGGCTGAATCTGACGGAGCGTAATGCTTTACTGATTATGGCCACACTGTTACCTTCTCTGATCAACCCAGTAGTCTACTGTCTGAAGACCAAGGAGATTAGAAAGAGATTGGTTCAGATACTGTCTAGGAAAAGAACGGCAGTGATGAAATGA
- the LOC116352939 gene encoding olfactory receptor 1361-like codes for MEIIKSGSYPYSPKCIAVFNLAFTDVCGSTAMVPKLLDTFLFSRQLISYNQCLASLFFIFLFLNMQSFNLIILSYDRLVAICCPLRYHMIVTHRSMFQLTGAAWAFAVFLVFLAVFFITRLSFCRSLVINSYFCDHGPLFRLAAPCSDVVPNIVISYLNPCLMLYFPMVFIISSYICITHALVTITLPQDR; via the exons ATGGAGATAATCAAGTCAGGATCTTACCCTTACAGCCCCAAGTGCATTGCTGTGTTCAACCTGGCCTTCACAGACGTGTGTGGGAGCACTGCCATGGTCCCCAAGCTCCTGGATACGTTCCTGTTCAGCAGACAGCTCATCTCCTACAACCAGTGCCTCGCTAGcctcttcttcatcttcctcttcctcaacaTGCAGTCCTTCAACCTCATCATCCTCTCCTACGACAGACTGGTGGCCATCTGCTGCCCACTCAG GTACCATATGATAGTGACTCACAGGTCCATGTTCCAGCTGACGGGTGCTGCCTGGGCGTTTGCTGTGTTCCTGGTGTTTCTGGCTGTGTTCTTCATCACCCGACTCTCCTTCTGCCG gtCTCTGGTGATCAACAGCTACTTCTGTGACCACGGTCCCCTGTTCCGTCTGGCGGCCCCCTGTTCTGATGTGGTCCCTAACATAGTAATATCTTATCTCAACCCCTGTTTAATGCTCTATTTCCCCATGGTCTTCATCATATCATCATACATCTGTATCACACACGCCCTGGTCACCATCACACTGCCCCAGGACAGGTGA